The region ACGGTCACCGAAAACGGTTATGGAAAACGATCGATGGCCTCGGAATATCGGATTCAGAACCGAGGGGGGAGTGGAATCTTCACCGTCAAGAGGACGAAGAAGACCGGGGATGTCGTCGGCATTAAGTCGATTACCGACGAGGATGAACTCATGATCATCTCCAATAAAGGAAGGATCATCCGGTTGAGGGCGGCCGACATTCCTATCCAGGGAAGAAGTACCCAGGGCGTAAGGCTCATCACCCTCGAAGAATCGGAACGGGTGGTGGCCGTGGCCAAACTGGCCGAAAGAGATTAAAAAAGACTTGATTTTTTTTTTAATTAGGGTTATTGGTATTTCGGTTTCCAGAGAGATTGCTTCGTCCACAAAACCAATCCCCTCAGATACACAATTAAATCATTTTTCCACAATTGTGGAAACGCTGTGAAAAAAGCTATATAATTTGTTCAAATGATTTGTTTTTTTCTTTCGGGGTATTTCCTGCCTAACCCCTAAAATCTTCTTCTTATGCCCGATACCATCCGCGTCGAATCCAAGGATGATCTGTGGTCTAAAGTCTCTGCCCTTCTGAGAGAGAGGATCGGCCAACAGAATTTCGACATCTGGATCAAACCCGTTCACCTCCGATCGTTGGAGGGTGAGAAGGTCGAAGTGGAGGTGCCCAACCGCTTCTTCAAGGAGTGGATCCAAGAACACTACTCGACCCAGATCAAGGAAGCCATCTCCTTTTTGACCCAGAGGTCTTTTAATCTCCAATTTCGAATCAAAAATGAGCCCCCTCCTTCTCGGGCGGCCACGAAAGGGTTTAATGCTTCTGAAAATCCATTGCCTTTTACCTCCTCCCCGCCGAGATCTCCCTTCAACCCGAAATATACCTTTGAGAACTTTGTGGTGGGGCCGGGCAACCAATTCGCAAACGCGGCCTGCCTGGCCGTGGCCAATGTGCCGGCTAAAAATTACAACCCCCTTTTCATCTATGGGGGCGTGGGATTGGGAAAAACCCACCTCCTTCATGCCATCGGGAACCATATCCTCCAGCACCGGGTCATCCCCGACCTGAAGAAGATCTGTTACACCTCTGCGGAGGAATTCACCAACGAAATGATCAACTCCATCCGGTTTGAAAAGATGGAGGAGTTTCGAAATAAATATCGACGGATGGACATCCTCCTGATTGACGATATTCAATTCATCGCGGGTAAGGAGAGAACCCAGGCTGAATTTTTTCACACCTTCAATTCCCTATATGAGGCGAGAAAACAGATCGTCGTGACGAGCGATAAATTCCCAAAAGACATCCCCCATTTCGAAGAACGTCTCCGATCCCGTTTCGAGTGGGGGTTGATCGCCGACATCCAACCGCCGGATATCGAAACCAAGGTGGCGATCCTCCGAAAGAAGGCCGAGATCGAAGGGATTCAACTTCCCAATGACGTCGCCTTCTTCCTCGCCTCCCAGATCGACTCCAATATTCGAATGCTGGAAGGATGCCTCATTCGGATCGGGGCCTTTGCCTCCCTCTCCCAAACTCACATCGACCTTCCGATGGCCAAAGAGGTCTTGAAGAATATCATTAAACCCAGGGAGGAGTCGGTCTCCATCGAGGCGATCCAGAAGGTGGTGGCCAACCATTTCAATCTGAGGCTATCCGATTTTAAAGTGAAACGGAAGAACAAAGGATATGTTTTGCCCCGGCAGATTGCGATCTATCTGGCTCGAAAAATGACCAACCTCTCTCTGATTGAGATCGGAGAAAAGTTCGGAGGCAAAGATCATTCCACCGTCCTCCACTCCATCAAAAAGGTGGAGGAAAGGATGGCCGAGGATCCCTCTTTCAAAGAGAAGATCGATCATCTGATGAGTCGAATTCCATCTTAAAAGGATGTGGAGATCTTGTGGAACCCAGAAGGCCCGATCTTCGATTCCTTCCTTCAAACCGTCTCTTTCGTCTTTTTCAAACGAAACGAGAGGCCCCTCTTCGTTTTAAGGATCGCAGGGATCGTCCCTTTTTCCCCAATTCCACAGAAAACGATGATGAAGGTGAAAAGGCACTTTTAGAAAAGATCGGAGAAGTCAGAGGAGGAAAAGATGTCCTATTTTGAGATCCAGAAGAAGGACTTTCTCAGGGGATTAGGATTGATGCAGGGAATTGCGGGAAGGAAGACGACCCTTCCCATCCTCTCCCACATCTTTCTGGAATGGAAGGAGGACAGCCTCTTTCTGACCGGAACCGATCTTCAAACCGGCATTCAGGAAGCCCTTCCGGCCAAGGTCCACCAGAACGGGAAGGCCTCGGTCTCATCGAAAAAACTATACGAGATCATTCGGGAGCTCCCGGAGGAGACGATCCACATCCAAAAGAGAGAGAACCACTGGATCCAACTCCGATGTGGAAAGTCCCTCTTCAACCTCGCCGGATTGGATCCGGAGGACTTTCCTTCCCTTCCAACCTGGCAAGACAAACCTTGGTCGACCCATCCCCTCCGGACGGTCCGGGAGATGATCGAAAAGACCGTCTTTGCCGCCTCCAATGAGGAATCCCGGTACCATCTCAACGGGATCCTCTTCGTCCAGCGAAAGGCCGGTGGGAAGGAGACCTTAAGGATGGTGGCCACCGATGGACACCGCCTCTCTTTGATCGATCGGGAGGCCCCCACCATCCCCGGGATCGGCAAAGGGGTCATCCTCCCGAAAAAGGGGATCCTCGAAATCAAAAAGATCCTCGGAGACAAAGAAGAG is a window of Thermodesulfobacteriota bacterium DNA encoding:
- the dnaA gene encoding chromosomal replication initiator protein DnaA; this encodes MPDTIRVESKDDLWSKVSALLRERIGQQNFDIWIKPVHLRSLEGEKVEVEVPNRFFKEWIQEHYSTQIKEAISFLTQRSFNLQFRIKNEPPPSRAATKGFNASENPLPFTSSPPRSPFNPKYTFENFVVGPGNQFANAACLAVANVPAKNYNPLFIYGGVGLGKTHLLHAIGNHILQHRVIPDLKKICYTSAEEFTNEMINSIRFEKMEEFRNKYRRMDILLIDDIQFIAGKERTQAEFFHTFNSLYEARKQIVVTSDKFPKDIPHFEERLRSRFEWGLIADIQPPDIETKVAILRKKAEIEGIQLPNDVAFFLASQIDSNIRMLEGCLIRIGAFASLSQTHIDLPMAKEVLKNIIKPREESVSIEAIQKVVANHFNLRLSDFKVKRKNKGYVLPRQIAIYLARKMTNLSLIEIGEKFGGKDHSTVLHSIKKVEERMAEDPSFKEKIDHLMSRIPS
- the dnaN gene encoding DNA polymerase III subunit beta, which codes for MSYFEIQKKDFLRGLGLMQGIAGRKTTLPILSHIFLEWKEDSLFLTGTDLQTGIQEALPAKVHQNGKASVSSKKLYEIIRELPEETIHIQKRENHWIQLRCGKSLFNLAGLDPEDFPSLPTWQDKPWSTHPLRTVREMIEKTVFAASNEESRYHLNGILFVQRKAGGKETLRMVATDGHRLSLIDREAPTIPGIGKGVILPKKGILEIKKILGDKEEVEEVGIGFDPTHAFFKLGSSLMVIRLIDGEFPDYEQVIPKENDKSLVMKKDLIYGSLKRVATMASERSEGIKLSIKRNVMELSSYHQDFGDAKEEVEIEYEGPPLEIGFNARYLMEAIQSFDVEEVLFELKDDGSPGVLRPYPPQTAPQHLNIIMPMRM